One window of Nicotiana tomentosiformis chromosome 11, ASM39032v3, whole genome shotgun sequence genomic DNA carries:
- the LOC104089039 gene encoding uncharacterized protein isoform X1, whose amino-acid sequence MARMACSHLLPSMAVPLKSSLFNTSLRLSEPAHHVLLIKRRFSVAKISMSLRAGIVGLPNVGKSTLFNAVVENGKAQAANFPFCTIEPNVGIVAVPDTRLNILSDLSKSKRAVPASIEFVDIAGLVKGASQGEGLGNKFLSHIREVDSILQVVRCFEDNDIVHVNGKVDPKSDIDVINLELVFSDMDQIEKRIEKLKKGRAKDSQAKVKEEAEKSALEKIQPALMDGKPARSVSLSEFEKDSIKHLCLLTMKPIIFVANVAESEVAEPENNPHVKEVIKTASELNSGVVTISAQVESELSELPLEERMEYLKSLGVDESGLGNLIRETYGLLGLRTYFTSGEKETKAWTILEGMTAPQAAGVIHSDFEKGFIRAETVAYNDFVSAGSFAAAREKGLLRLEGKDYVVQEGDIMLFRFNV is encoded by the exons ATGGCGAGAATGGCTTGCTCTCACCTTCTTCCTTCCATGGCAGTTCCGCTCAAGTCTTCTCTCTTCAATACCTCTTTAAGACTCTCGGAACCCGCGCATCATGTGTTACTCATCAAAAGGCGCTTCTCCGTTGCTAAGATAAGCATGAGTTTGAGAGCCGGCATCGTTGGCCTTCCCAATGTCGGCAAGTCCACGTTGTTTAACGCCGTT GTTGAGAATGGGAAGGCTCAGGCTGCCAATTTTCCATTTTGCACAATTGAGCCAAATGTAGGGATTGTTGCTGTTCCTGATACACGTCTCAATATTCTTTCTGATCTAAGCAAATCCAAACGAGCAGTCCCAGCGTCAATAGAGTTTGTTGATATAGCTGGGCTTGTAAAGGGAGCCAGTCAAGGGGAG GGCCTGGGGAATAAGTTCTTGTCGCATATTCGTGAAGTGGACTCTATACTTCAG GTGGTACGTTGTTTTGAGGACAATGACATTGTCCATGTGAATGGGAAGGTTGATCCAAAATCTGATATTGATGTAATCAATCTGGAATTAGTATTCTCAGACATGGATCAG ATTGAGAAAAGAATCGAGAAACTCAAAAAAGGCAGAGCTAAAGATTCACAAGCTAAAGTAAAG GAGGAAGCAGAAAAGTCTGCCTTGGAGAAAATACAACCAGCACTAATGGATGGAAAACCAGCAAGATCAGTATCTTTGTCAGAGTTTGAAAAGGATTCTATTAAGCATCTTTGTCTTCTCACTATGAAGCCTATCATATTTGTGGCAAATGTAGCGGAATCAGAGGTGGCTGAGCCTGAAAATAATCCTCACGTCAAAGAAGTAATAAAAACAGCTTCTGAGTTAAATTCTGGTGTGGTAACAATTTCAGCGCAG GTTGAATCGGAGCTATCGGAACTTCCTTTAGAAGAGAGAATGGAATATTTAAAATCTCTTGGTGTCGATGAAAGTGGCCTAGGAAATCTTATCAGAGAAACTTATGGTCTCCTAGGGTTGCGTACATACTTCACTTCTGGCGAGAAG GAAACAAAAGCATGGACCATACTCGAAG GAATGACTGCGCCCCAAGCAGCTGGGGTTATTCACTCCGATTTTGAAAAGGGCTTCATCAGGGCAGAGACG GTTGCTTACAATGACTTTGTTTCTGCTGGTTCATTTGCTGCTGCAAGGGAAAAAGGACTT TTGAGGTTAGAGGGGAAAGATTATGTTGTGCAAGAAGGAGATATAATGCTGTTTCGGTTCAACGTCTAA
- the LOC104089039 gene encoding uncharacterized protein isoform X2: MARMACSHLLPSMAVPLKSSLFNTSLRLSEPAHHVLLIKRRFSVAKISMSLRAGIVGLPNVGKSTLFNAVVENGKAQAANFPFCTIEPNVGIVAVPDTRLNILSDLSKSKRAVPASIEFVDIAGLVKGASQGEGLGNKFLSHIREVDSILQVVRCFEDNDIVHVNGKVDPKSDIDVINLELVFSDMDQIEKRIEKLKKGRAKDSQAKVKEEAEKSALEKIQPALMDGKPARSVSLSEFEKDSIKHLCLLTMKPIIFVANVAESEVAEPENNPHVKEVIKTASELNSGVVTISAQVESELSELPLEERMEYLKSLGVDESGLGNLIRETYGLLGLRTYFTSGEKETKAWTILEDSTVDRTKQCNKIVKVKERLIVLRLPATEAS, encoded by the exons ATGGCGAGAATGGCTTGCTCTCACCTTCTTCCTTCCATGGCAGTTCCGCTCAAGTCTTCTCTCTTCAATACCTCTTTAAGACTCTCGGAACCCGCGCATCATGTGTTACTCATCAAAAGGCGCTTCTCCGTTGCTAAGATAAGCATGAGTTTGAGAGCCGGCATCGTTGGCCTTCCCAATGTCGGCAAGTCCACGTTGTTTAACGCCGTT GTTGAGAATGGGAAGGCTCAGGCTGCCAATTTTCCATTTTGCACAATTGAGCCAAATGTAGGGATTGTTGCTGTTCCTGATACACGTCTCAATATTCTTTCTGATCTAAGCAAATCCAAACGAGCAGTCCCAGCGTCAATAGAGTTTGTTGATATAGCTGGGCTTGTAAAGGGAGCCAGTCAAGGGGAG GGCCTGGGGAATAAGTTCTTGTCGCATATTCGTGAAGTGGACTCTATACTTCAG GTGGTACGTTGTTTTGAGGACAATGACATTGTCCATGTGAATGGGAAGGTTGATCCAAAATCTGATATTGATGTAATCAATCTGGAATTAGTATTCTCAGACATGGATCAG ATTGAGAAAAGAATCGAGAAACTCAAAAAAGGCAGAGCTAAAGATTCACAAGCTAAAGTAAAG GAGGAAGCAGAAAAGTCTGCCTTGGAGAAAATACAACCAGCACTAATGGATGGAAAACCAGCAAGATCAGTATCTTTGTCAGAGTTTGAAAAGGATTCTATTAAGCATCTTTGTCTTCTCACTATGAAGCCTATCATATTTGTGGCAAATGTAGCGGAATCAGAGGTGGCTGAGCCTGAAAATAATCCTCACGTCAAAGAAGTAATAAAAACAGCTTCTGAGTTAAATTCTGGTGTGGTAACAATTTCAGCGCAG GTTGAATCGGAGCTATCGGAACTTCCTTTAGAAGAGAGAATGGAATATTTAAAATCTCTTGGTGTCGATGAAAGTGGCCTAGGAAATCTTATCAGAGAAACTTATGGTCTCCTAGGGTTGCGTACATACTTCACTTCTGGCGAGAAG GAAACAAAAGCATGGACCATACTCGAAG ATTCAACTGTGGATAGAACAAAGCAATGCAACAAGATAGTGAAGGTGAAAGAGAGGCTAATTGTGCTACGACTGCCAGCAACAGAAGCAAGCTAG